One region of Timaviella obliquedivisa GSE-PSE-MK23-08B genomic DNA includes:
- a CDS encoding translation initiation factor yields the protein MTKDKKSENRVVYSEFGTQSNSDAMERGIANLPPAQQNLRVQASRKGRKGKTVTVVTGLQANAETLADLLKQLKSQCGAGGTVKDQEIEIQGDHTQRLVQVLSKLGYKAKVSGG from the coding sequence ATGACAAAAGATAAGAAATCTGAAAATCGGGTTGTGTATTCCGAATTTGGCACCCAGTCCAACTCAGACGCAATGGAAAGAGGCATTGCTAACCTACCGCCTGCTCAGCAAAACCTGCGGGTTCAAGCTTCTCGTAAAGGGCGAAAAGGCAAAACGGTAACTGTAGTTACAGGGTTACAAGCTAACGCCGAAACCTTAGCAGATTTACTCAAGCAACTTAAGAGTCAGTGTGGCGCAGGGGGCACTGTAAAAGATCAGGAGATCGAAATTCAAGGCGACCACACCCAAAGACTAGTCCAGGTTTTGAGCAAGTTAGGGTACAAAGCCAAGGTTAGCGGTGGTTAA
- the trpB gene encoding tryptophan synthase subunit beta, with protein MTTTPISFQASQTAANPLDQRPDALGRFGQFGGKYVPETLMPALAELEAAFHQYWQEAEFQQELNGLLRDYVGRPSPLYFAERMTQHYARPDGTGVQIYLKREDLNHTGAHKINNALGQVLLAKRMGKQRIIAETGAGQHGVATATVCARFGLNCIIYMGVHDMERQALNVFRMRLMGAEVRPVEAGTGTLKDATSEAIRDWVTNVETTHYILGSVAGPHPYPLLVREFHNVIGQETRSQSVEKWGGLPDILLACVGGGSNAMGLFNDFIHDPTVRMIGIEAAGEGADSEKHAATLTRGRVGVLHGAMSYLLQDQDGQVIEPYSISAGLDYPGVGPEHSFLKDLGRAEYYSVTDQQALEGLQRLSQLEGIIPALETAHAIAYLETLCPELSGSPRLVINCSGRGDKDVQSVAKVLKMD; from the coding sequence GTGACAACTACTCCCATTTCTTTCCAAGCTAGTCAAACTGCTGCCAATCCCCTCGATCAGCGTCCTGATGCTTTAGGGCGCTTTGGTCAATTTGGTGGCAAATATGTCCCTGAAACCCTGATGCCAGCCTTGGCAGAATTAGAGGCTGCATTTCATCAATATTGGCAAGAAGCAGAGTTTCAGCAGGAGTTAAATGGTCTGCTCCGAGACTATGTGGGCAGACCCAGCCCGCTTTATTTTGCTGAGCGGATGACTCAGCACTATGCGCGCCCCGACGGGACAGGCGTACAAATTTATCTGAAGCGGGAAGACTTGAACCACACGGGCGCTCACAAGATTAACAATGCGCTGGGACAAGTTTTGCTAGCAAAGCGGATGGGTAAACAGCGAATTATTGCCGAGACGGGTGCGGGGCAGCATGGCGTGGCGACAGCGACTGTTTGCGCGCGTTTTGGTTTGAACTGCATCATTTATATGGGCGTGCATGACATGGAGCGTCAGGCGCTCAATGTGTTTAGGATGCGTTTAATGGGGGCAGAAGTTCGTCCGGTAGAGGCAGGCACAGGAACTCTTAAGGATGCAACTTCTGAGGCAATTCGGGATTGGGTGACGAATGTGGAAACGACGCATTACATTCTGGGTTCGGTGGCAGGGCCCCATCCTTATCCTCTGCTGGTAAGAGAATTTCATAATGTGATTGGGCAAGAGACCCGATCGCAATCTGTGGAAAAATGGGGCGGACTGCCTGATATTCTTCTAGCCTGTGTTGGCGGTGGCTCTAATGCCATGGGTCTGTTTAATGATTTCATTCACGATCCTACCGTGCGAATGATTGGCATTGAGGCAGCAGGAGAGGGGGCAGACTCGGAGAAACACGCGGCAACGTTGACTCGGGGACGAGTGGGCGTGCTGCATGGGGCAATGAGCTACTTGCTGCAAGATCAAGATGGTCAAGTCATTGAGCCTTATTCCATTAGTGCAGGGCTGGATTATCCGGGCGTGGGCCCCGAGCATAGTTTCTTGAAGGATCTGGGGCGGGCAGAATACTATAGCGTTACTGACCAGCAGGCGCTTGAAGGATTGCAAAGGCTTTCTCAGCTAGAGGGCATTATTCCAGCACTGGAAACGGCTCATGCGATCGCCTACCTCGAAACGCTCTGCCCTGAGCTTTCTGGCAGTCCTCGCTTGGTGATCAACTGCTCCGGTCGCGGCGATAAGGATGTGCAGTCAGTGGCGAAAGTTTTGAAGATGGATTAG
- a CDS encoding ribonuclease D, giving the protein MEFGEFQIYEQDLSDLALKEYLQARAIAVDTETMGLLPWRDRLCLIQLCDPQGRVSVVRIAQGQTVAPNLRQLLEAIDVLKVFHFARFDVATLRHNLSIQTCPFFCTKIASKLARTYSPRHGLKEVVMELAQVELDKSAQSSDWGNAANLSAEQLQYAANDVRYLLDVQLKLTEMLKREGRWELAQQCFDCLPAIVSLDLLQYQNIFEH; this is encoded by the coding sequence ATGGAATTCGGCGAGTTTCAAATTTATGAGCAAGATCTTTCTGACTTGGCGCTGAAAGAATACTTGCAAGCAAGGGCGATCGCCGTAGATACAGAAACGATGGGGTTGCTGCCTTGGCGCGATCGCCTCTGTCTCATCCAGCTTTGCGATCCCCAAGGTCGGGTGAGCGTCGTTCGCATTGCTCAAGGTCAAACAGTAGCCCCAAACCTTCGGCAACTTTTAGAGGCGATCGACGTTCTCAAGGTCTTCCACTTTGCCCGGTTTGATGTAGCAACTCTGCGTCATAATCTCAGTATTCAAACTTGTCCATTCTTTTGCACCAAAATTGCGAGCAAATTGGCGCGTACTTACAGTCCACGCCACGGCTTAAAAGAAGTGGTGATGGAGTTGGCTCAGGTTGAGCTAGACAAAAGCGCCCAAAGCTCCGATTGGGGTAACGCGGCGAATCTTTCCGCAGAGCAGTTGCAGTATGCAGCGAACGATGTGCGGTACTTATTAGACGTGCAGCTTAAGCTGACTGAGATGTTGAAACGAGAGGGCAGATGGGAACTGGCGCAGCAGTGCTTTGATTGCTTGCCCGCGATCGTATCGTTAGATTTACTGCAATATCAAAATATTTTTGAGCATTAG